Within the Acidimicrobiia bacterium genome, the region CCGGGTGAAGTCTGGGTGTCCAGAACCGTTGCCGATCTGGTCACCGGATCGGGAATCACCTTCGACGACCGTGGTGAGCATGGACTCAAGGGTGTAGCCGGCAGCTGGCAGCTGTTCGCAGTGACCGGCTAGTGCCTCGGCTGACGTGCGCCTCCGATACCGATGCCGAGACTGATTGAGCGTGCAGGAAGCACCTCGATGTAGGGAACGAGGAGGGGATCGATGGCGGGCGACCCAACTTGGGACTTTCGAAATCCGGCCAGCAAGGACCGGCTGCTTGGCGTGCTCCGGGGCGAGATCGACGAGATGTTTGGGCTCGTGGCTGATCCGGCGCGTTGGCACACCCCCACGGCGTGTCCGGGCTGGGAGGTCCGCGACATGGTCGGTCATCTGATCGACGCGACCGACAGTTACCTGACGGCGTTCGAGATAGCGCGCAACGGCGCCGCTGGGCCGGAGCCCGTCGGTGTGGCCAGGATGGCCACCGCAACAGATCAAGCGGCTCGGGCGTTTCGACCGGTACCGTGCGACGAACTAGTGGCGCGGCTCCGCGATGACACTGACAGGCTGATCTATGAGTTCGAGCGTCTCTCCGACGCTGAGTGGTCAGGCTTGATCGTCCCAGACGCATACATGGGTCCGCTCCCGGCGATGATCGTCGTCGCTGGACTGCTTGGCGGCTATGCGGTGCACGGCTGGGACGTCCGCCAAGGCCTGGGCGCGCCGCACGCACTCGCAGGCGATGCGGCCGACCTCTTGGTGCCGTTCGTCTTCCTGCTCTGGTGGGCCACCGCCAACACTGACTCAGTGGACACGCCATACGCAGTCGGTATCCGCACCACCGGTCGCAACGGCGGCGAGACCCGATTCGACGTCGCCAAGGACAGCCTCCAATTCGCGCCCGCCGACCTCGACACATGCCCAACGGTCCTCGAGTTCGACCCCGCCACGCTCGTACTCACCGCATACAACCGAATCAACGGCGGCACGGTACGCGGCGACCGACAGCTAGCAGCCAACTTCCGCACCCTGTTCATCGCGATCTGACCCAACTCGCACCCCGCCGAAAACTCGCGAGCCGCCGACGAGCTGCGCGGCCCTACCAAGCCCTGTGGGGTGTCAAAACTCGTGAAGGGTGTCTTTATTCGGTCATGCGGCTCGGCATTGGTATTCGTTGATGAGACCTGTGGGGTGTAAAACTCGATCACGCCGCTGACCTGCGAGTTCGCCGGAGCGTGCCGTAGGTAGCGCTGTGAATTCTGAGACTCCTGCGGCTTATGAGGTTCTGCATCCGCCTCGAGCGGCGACGATCCGGGTCTTTCACGAGCCAGCAAGAAACCGCTGGTCAAGGGCCTGATCGAGTTTTGACACCCCACAGGGCGCGCGCGCTTTCTCTGCGGAGCGATCGGAAGAGCGCGGTTGTACCGGTCGGTCCAATAGGATCCGCCCGTGGACTTCTCGCTCACGGAGTCGGAGCGTGATCTCGTGAGCCTCTGTCGCGAGTTCGCGCAGAAGGAGATCGCCGGGCGTGCCCCCTTGGCGTGGGAGGAGGCCCGGTGCCCAACCGACCTTCTCCGCGAGATGGGTGCGTTGGGCCTGCTCGGCATGCTGATCCCGGAGCGGTGGGGAGGTATCGGCATGTCGACCGTCGGCTTCGTCGCCGCGATGGAGCAGCTCGGCGTAGCCGACCAGTCGGTGGCCGCCGCGTGGCAGGCGCACGTGACCATCGGCTCTTTGCCGCTGTACCTCTTCGGGAACGACGCTCAGCGAGAGCGGTGGCTGAGGCCGTTGGCCGAGGGACGCGTCCTCGGCGCGTTCGGTTTGACGGAGCCCGACGCGGGTTCGGACGCGCGTGGTATTCGCACGCGGGCGGTCCGCCGCGATGGTGGCTGGTTGATCAACGGTCGGAAGGCGTTCATCTCCAACGCCGGCACGGATATGTCGTTCGGGGTGACGCTGCTGGCCCGCACCGAGTCGGGCGAGGGGAGCGGGCCGACGTTCGCGAACTTCGTCGTGGAGAAAGAGACCGCCGGCTTCACCATGGGTCCGAAGATGCGCGGCATCGGCTGGCGGGGTCTCGACACCCGCGAGCTGTTCTTCGACGACGTCTGGGTCGCCGACGATCACCTCATCGGCGATCCGGCGATCGGACTCAGCCAGTTCATGCGCACGCTCGAGGTCGGGCGCATCTCGATCGCCGCCTTGTCGCTCAGCCTGACCCAGGCCGTGCTCAACATGGCGATGGACCACGCCCGCCAGCGCGTGCAGTTCGGCCAGCCCATCTCGAAGTTCCAGGCGATCCAGTTTAAGCTCGCCGACATCGCGACCGAACTCGAGGCGGCACGGTGGCTCACGTATCGCGCCGCATACCTGCGCGACACCGCGCAACCCTTCCTGAAGGAAGCAGCAATGGCAAAGCTGAAAGCCAGTCGCCTTGCGGTGTCGGCGGCATCGGAGGCCGTCCAGATCCACGGCGGCCTCGGCTACATGCTCGAGTCACCGGTGGCCCGCTTCTACTGCGATGCGAAGGTGCTCGAGATTGGCGAAGGCACCAACGAGATACAGCACCTGGTGATCGCGCGCGCCTTGGGGTGCTGAGCTCACACCCGCGCAAGGCGGCGGACGGCCGCCGCGATGTCGTCGCGGTCGGGCAGCCACGCGCGTTCGAGGTCGGGCGCGTAGGGAGGGGGAGTCGGTGCGGCGCCGATCCGTTGGATCGGCGCGTCGAGATCCCAGAAGCCGTCGCGGGCGACGGTGGCGGCGATCTCGGCGCCGATGCCGAATGGGACGACGGCCTCGTGGGCGATCAGGAGTCGGCTCGTCTTGTGAACCGAGTCGAGGATCGGAGCCATGTCGAGCGGGGCGACGGTTCGCAGGTCGATCACCTCGACGGAGATGCCCTCGCCGGCGAGGCGCTCGGCCGCGGCGACCGCCTCGTGCACCATCCGTGAGACGGACACGACGGTGAGGTCGCTTCCGGGGTGCACGACGGCCGACGTGCCGATCGGCAGGATGTGGTCGGCCGGCGGCTGAGGTCCTTTCATGCCATAGAGCAGCCGGTTCTCGATGAAGACGACCGGGTTCGGGTCCTGGATCGCCGCGCGCAGCAGCCCGTACGTGTCGGCCGGGGTCGACGGCATGACGACGCTCAGCCCGGGGATGTGCGCGAGCAGCGCCTCGAGGCTCTGCGAGTGCTGGCTTCCCGAGGAGCGCCCCGCGCCGAACTGGGTCCGCACAGTCAGCGCCATCTGCGCGGCGCCGCCGGTCATGAACGGCAGCTTCGCCGCTTGGTTGAGCAGCTGGTCGAGACAGACACCAACGAAGTCGAGGTACATCAGCTCGACCACGGGGCGCATGCCCGCGATCGCGGCGCCGACGCCGAGGCCGATGATCGCGCTCTCGGAGATGGGGGTGTCGCGGAGGCGATCGCCGAAGCGGTCGTGCAGGCCGCGCATCAGGCCGAACACGTTGCCTCCGGCCGCGACGTCGATCCCCGCGACGAACACGCGCTCGTCGCCGGCGAGCTCCGCTTCGAGCGCGGCTCTGATCGCGTCCATGGTGCGGAACACCGGGCTATCGGCGGCCGGTGCCGGCGGCTCGGCGCGTTGGGGTCTCGGGCGCGTGACGAAGTCGGTCAGCGTGGCGGCCGCCGGAGTCGTCAACCGCCGAGCTGCCTCGACGGCTTCGTCGAGCTCGTGCGCGACCGATGACTGCATGGATTCGAGCGCGTCGTCCGTGAAGCCCGCCGATCGGAGCCGGCGCGCGTTGATGAGGAGCGGGTCACGTGCTTCCCACTCCCGAACTTCGTCGAGCGATCGGTAGCGCTGTGGGTCGCCTTCGTAGTGACCGTGCCAGCGGTAGGTGGCTGCCTCGACGACGACGGGACCCCGTCCGGCACGGGTCGCCTCGATCACGGAATTCATCGCGGCTGCAGTCGCCACGACGTCGTTGCCGTCCACTGAGACGTAGTCGGCCCCGTAGCCGGCGGCGCGGCGCTCGAGTGGCGCCGCGTGCTGGGCCGATGCGAGCGAGAACTCGGCGTAGCCGTTGTTCTCACAGAAGAAGATCACCGGCAGCCGCCAGACGGCGGCGAGATTGATCGCCTCGTGGAAGGTGCCGGTGGCCACCGCGCCGTCGCCGAAGAACGCCACCGCGACGCTGCCGTCGCGTCGCAGGTGCGCCGCTGTCGCTGCACCCACCGCGATCGGCAGGCCGGCACCCACGATCCCGTTGGCGCCGAAGATGCCGATCGTCGGATCGGCGATATGCATCGAGCCCCCGCGTCCGCGATTCGTGCCCTTGTCCTTGCCCATCAGCTCGGCGAACATCCCGAGCGCGTCCAGACCCTTCGCGAGGCTGTGGCCATGGCCGCGATGGGTGGACGTGATCACGTCCGTCGGGCCGAGTGGCCAACACGCGCCCACGGCCGACGCCTCTTGCCCGATCGAGAGGTGCACGAAGCCCGGTACTTCGCCGTCGCGGTACAGCGCAGCCACGCGCTCCTCGAACCCGCGGATCACGAGCATCCGCCGATGCATCTCGAGGAGGTCGGCGTCAGTGAGCATGAACTGTGTACTGTACTGATCGGTACAAACAGGGAAGGGCGATGCCCGATCAGATCGACATCCCCGCGTCCTTCGCTGGTGTTGGGGACGTGACCGGGAAGCGTGTGGTGATCACCGGGGCCAGCCGGGGGCTCGGTCGGCTGCTCGCGCACGCGTTCTCACAGGGCGGTGCGCGGGTGGCGCTGGTGGCGCGGACGGAGACCGACCTCAAGTCCGTTGCGGAGGCGCTCCCCGGACCGTCCCTCTGGCTCAGTGGCGACGTGACGGACGAGGACTTCAATGAGGCGGTCGCCGATGCCACCGTGGCCGAATGGGGTGGCGTCGACGTCTGGATCTGCAACGCGGGGATCTCGCCCATCGTGGCCGGACCACGGGAGACCGATCCGTCGGTGTGGCGCGAGGTGCTCGAGGTGAACCTCACCGGGGCGTTCCTCGGTGCGCGCGCGGCGGCCAGGGTGATGGGCGAAGTTGGGCGGCTGATCTTCACGGGCTCAGTGCTCGGAGAGCGGCCACGCGAAGGGCTGGCCGCGTACAGCGCCTCGAAGGCCGGGCTCGTTGGCATGGCGAAAGGTCTCGCGCTCGATCTCGCGTCCTCGGGCATCACCGTGAACG harbors:
- a CDS encoding maleylpyruvate isomerase family mycothiol-dependent enzyme translates to MAGDPTWDFRNPASKDRLLGVLRGEIDEMFGLVADPARWHTPTACPGWEVRDMVGHLIDATDSYLTAFEIARNGAAGPEPVGVARMATATDQAARAFRPVPCDELVARLRDDTDRLIYEFERLSDAEWSGLIVPDAYMGPLPAMIVVAGLLGGYAVHGWDVRQGLGAPHALAGDAADLLVPFVFLLWWATANTDSVDTPYAVGIRTTGRNGGETRFDVAKDSLQFAPADLDTCPTVLEFDPATLVLTAYNRINGGTVRGDRQLAANFRTLFIAI
- a CDS encoding acyl-CoA dehydrogenase family protein, which encodes MDFSLTESERDLVSLCREFAQKEIAGRAPLAWEEARCPTDLLREMGALGLLGMLIPERWGGIGMSTVGFVAAMEQLGVADQSVAAAWQAHVTIGSLPLYLFGNDAQRERWLRPLAEGRVLGAFGLTEPDAGSDARGIRTRAVRRDGGWLINGRKAFISNAGTDMSFGVTLLARTESGEGSGPTFANFVVEKETAGFTMGPKMRGIGWRGLDTRELFFDDVWVADDHLIGDPAIGLSQFMRTLEVGRISIAALSLSLTQAVLNMAMDHARQRVQFGQPISKFQAIQFKLADIATELEAARWLTYRAAYLRDTAQPFLKEAAMAKLKASRLAVSAASEAVQIHGGLGYMLESPVARFYCDAKVLEIGEGTNEIQHLVIARALGC
- a CDS encoding dehydrogenase E1 component subunit alpha/beta codes for the protein MLTDADLLEMHRRMLVIRGFEERVAALYRDGEVPGFVHLSIGQEASAVGACWPLGPTDVITSTHRGHGHSLAKGLDALGMFAELMGKDKGTNRGRGGSMHIADPTIGIFGANGIVGAGLPIAVGAATAAHLRRDGSVAVAFFGDGAVATGTFHEAINLAAVWRLPVIFFCENNGYAEFSLASAQHAAPLERRAAGYGADYVSVDGNDVVATAAAMNSVIEATRAGRGPVVVEAATYRWHGHYEGDPQRYRSLDEVREWEARDPLLINARRLRSAGFTDDALESMQSSVAHELDEAVEAARRLTTPAAATLTDFVTRPRPQRAEPPAPAADSPVFRTMDAIRAALEAELAGDERVFVAGIDVAAGGNVFGLMRGLHDRFGDRLRDTPISESAIIGLGVGAAIAGMRPVVELMYLDFVGVCLDQLLNQAAKLPFMTGGAAQMALTVRTQFGAGRSSGSQHSQSLEALLAHIPGLSVVMPSTPADTYGLLRAAIQDPNPVVFIENRLLYGMKGPQPPADHILPIGTSAVVHPGSDLTVVSVSRMVHEAVAAAERLAGEGISVEVIDLRTVAPLDMAPILDSVHKTSRLLIAHEAVVPFGIGAEIAATVARDGFWDLDAPIQRIGAAPTPPPYAPDLERAWLPDRDDIAAAVRRLARV
- a CDS encoding SDR family oxidoreductase; protein product: MPDQIDIPASFAGVGDVTGKRVVITGASRGLGRLLAHAFSQGGARVALVARTETDLKSVAEALPGPSLWLSGDVTDEDFNEAVADATVAEWGGVDVWICNAGISPIVAGPRETDPSVWREVLEVNLTGAFLGARAAARVMGEVGRLIFTGSVLGERPREGLAAYSASKAGLVGMAKGLALDLASSGITVNVVAPGWFDSPLADGWKNNPELAAGIIGHTAQRRWGTPSDLAGAYQFLASDASAFVTGTVLNVDGGYLLL